A single genomic interval of Xyrauchen texanus isolate HMW12.3.18 chromosome 48, RBS_HiC_50CHRs, whole genome shotgun sequence harbors:
- the LOC127639790 gene encoding lysophosphatidic acid receptor 3-like — translation MARYNICYHDQPMGFFYNNSNITSDEWDQTQLILVQCVGFICCCFILVANAMVITAVITNRRFHYPFYYLLSNLAASDFLAGIAYVYLMFNTGKISRELTVQGYFFRQGLLDASLSASLTNLLVIALERYISVMNWKVHSNLTKRRVTLLIALVWGFSIFMGTVPSLGWNCICSLDLCSKLAPIFSRSYLIFWSVSNLVLFLIMVSIYLRIYIYVMRKMATMKAHTSGSMHRKRTPIKLIKTVMTVLGAFVICWTPGLVVLLLDGLNCERCNVLMFKRWLLLLAVLNSVMNPIIYSYRDDEMWTTIKNLMRCVCSGTRRQRSSKANIQRGSVRETSSSLKENTTEDNKVSTQEMLKS, via the exons ATGGCCAGGTACAACATTTGCTACCATGACCAGCCTATGGGCTTTTTCTACAACAACAGCAACATAACTTCGGACGAATGGGACCAAACACAGCTCATCCTGGTTCAGTGTGTTGGATTCATCTGCTGTTGCTTCATCTTAGTGGCCAACGCTATGGTAATCACCGCAGTTATCACCAACAGGAGATTTCACTACCCTTTCTACTATCTCCTCTCCAACCTAGCTGCCTCAGACTTTCTCGCCGGGATCgcttatgtgtatctcatgttcAACACGGGGAAAATATCCCGTGAACTGACCGTGCAAGGCTACTTCTTCCGGCAGGGTTTGCTGGATGCAAGTCTCTCTGCATCGCTGACCAACCTCTTGGTGATTGCGCTTGAGCGCTACATCTCAGTCATGAACTGGAAAGTTCACAGTAACCTCACCAAACGCAGGGTGACCCTACTGATTGCCCTAGTTTGGGGATTCTCTATATTTATGGGAACGGTGCCTAGTTTGGGCTGGAATTGTATTTGTAGTCTGGACCTATGCTCCAAGCTAGCACCAATCTTTAGCCGGAGCTATCTGATCTTCTGGTCTGTGTCCAACTTAGTGCTTTTTCTCATTATGGTGTCCATATACTTAAGAATATACATCTATGTGATGAGGAAAATGGCTACCATGAAGGCGCACACCTCTGGATCTATGCATCGCAAAAGGACACCGATCAAGCTGATCAAAACTGTGATGACCGTACTGG GGGCTTTTGTGATCTGTTGGACCCCTGGTCTCGTGGTTCTGCTCCTGGATGGACTAAACTGTGAGCGGTGCAACGTCCTGATGTTCAAACGTTGGCTGCTCCTTCTCGCCGTCCTCAACTCCGTCATGAACCCCATCATATACTCTTACAGAGACGATGAGATGTGGACCACTATCAAGAACCTCATGCGTTGTGTTTGCAGTGGAACCAGACGACAGAGGTCGTCCAAGGCCAACATTCAACGCGGCTCAGTTCGGGAGACCAGCAGCAGCCTCAAAGAAAATACAACAGAGGATAATAAGGTCTCCACGCAGGAGATGCTGAAGTCTTGA